AAAGAGGCAGATCCGAGGCTCGGTTGGGGCGCTTCGCGCCGGGCCCCTCATCCCCCCAACCCTCTTCTCCCCAACTGCAGGGAGAAGGGGGAAAACAGCGGAGCCGGATCGCGTTAAGCCGTTGTCGCAGTTACCTCTCCCAGCAGTTTGGGAGAGGTCGAAAATCGGGTCGAGGTGTGACGTTCGTTCGTCACGCCGCGGCCCGATTTTGGGGTGAGGGCCGGGGCGCGGGACTTGCACGTTTCCGTCCGCGACCCACGTCCGCGATTTCCCTGAATCCGGCTGACTGCCGACACCCAGGATGAAGCTTTTCCAGACGGACATGCGCCAGCGGCGCGTGCATGTGCTGGCGTTCGTCATCACCTTCGTGGTGAGCGTGCTGCTGACCGCGTTCTTCTCCACGCAGGTGGTGGCGGGCCGCACCTACGAGGCGAAGGCGCGCGAGAACCGCCTGCGCCCCATCGTCATCCCCGCGCCGCGCGGCACCATCCTGGACCGCAATGGCGAGGTGGTGGCCACCAGCATCACCTCGTACACGGTGCAGCTCCTCCCCGGCGACAGCCTGGTGATCCTGCAGACGCTGAGGGACCTGGCGCCGTTCGTGGGGCTGGCGGGGAGCGACATCGACCGGCTGATGGCGGCGCGCAACCGCCGCCCGCACGACCTGCTGGAGGTGACCAACCGCGCCACCTACTCGCAGGCCGCCGCCATCGAGGAGCGCCGCGCCGCGTTCCCCAACCTGATGGTGGTGGAGCGCCCGATGCGCTACTACCCGGCCGGCGCGGCCATCGGGCACGTGGCGGGCTACGTCACCGAGATCACCCGCGAGCAGCTGAACTCGCGCCGCTACCGCGAGGCGGGGTACAAGCAGGGGCAGCTGATCGGCCAGTTCGGGATCGAGAAGGAGTACGAGAGCACGCTGCGCGGCATCGACGGCGCGCGCTACGTGGAGGTGGACGCGAAGGGGCGCGTGGTGAACCCCCGCGCCTCCATCCCCGCGCTCGATCCCGAGCCCGGCAGGCCGCTGCGGCTGACGCTGGACGTGCGGCTGCAGGAGTACATCCACCAGATCTTCCCCGACACCATGAAGGGCGCCGTGGTGGCCATGATGCCGTCCACCGGCGAGATCCTGGCGATGTACAGCCATCCCACCTTCGACCCCAACGCGTTCGTGGGACGCATCCCGCCGGACCTGTGGCGGGCGCTGAACACCGATCCCAACAAGCCGCTGCTGAACCGGACGATCACCGCCATCTATCCTCCCGCCTCGACCTTCAAGACGGCCACGGCGGTGATGGGTGTGCGGCTGGGGATCCTCAACAAGGACACGCGGATGCCCATCCCCTGCACCGGGGGGATGGCGTACGCGGGGCGCTACTCGCGGTGCTGGTACCACGCGGGGCACGGCTACCTGGACCTGGCGCACGCGATCGAGAAGTCGTGCAACGTCTACTTCTACCAGGTGGGGATCCGCATCGGGCTCGACAACCTGGCCAAGCTGGGCACCCGCATCGGCTTCGGCCACCGCACCGGGGTGGACCTGCCGGCGGAGGTCAGCCCCACCTTCCCGACCAGCTCGGCGTGGTACAAGCCCCACTTCGGCGTCCCCGCGCAGCCGTCGGACGTGATGTACCTGGCCATCGGGCAGGGGCCCAACTCGCAGACGGTGCTGAACATGGCGAGCTTCTACGCCGCCATCGCGGGGAACGGGCGCGGGGTGCCGCCTCACCTGGTGGACATCGACTCGCTGAAGAACCGCAAGCCGAACATCGACACGGGGCTGACGCCGGAGCAGCTCACCAACATCTGGGCGGGGCTGCAGCTGGTGACGGAGGAGGACGGCACGGCGGTGCAGTCGTCGCTGGCGCGCTACAAGCTGTACGGGAAGACGGGGACGGCGCAGAACCCGCAGGGCCCCGACCACGGGTGGTTCGTGGGCTTCGCGGGGATCCCGAACGGGGCGCCGGAGATCGTGGTGGCGGTGATCGTGGAGCACGGGCTGCACGGCGACGCTGCGGCGCCGCTGGCCTCGAAGATCGCCAACTTCTACCTGGACCGCCGCCACGGGCACCCGTTCGACCCGATCCCCACCTGGGGCGAGCGGATCCGCGCCGGCAAGGTGGGCGGCTTCGACCCGGCCGGCCGCATCCTGGTTCCCGCCGCGATGGCGACGGCCTCGAACGCCGGCAAGCAGCGCGAGGAGCGGCCCGGGTCGCGCAGCTGACGAGTGCGTGAGTGCGGAAGTGCGTGAGTGCGGAAGTGCGTGAGTGCGTTGGTTCGGGCGAGAGCGACGTCGGCGCGGAACCGACGCACCTCCGCACTCATGCACTTACGCACTTCTGTCCCTTCGCTTGACGCGTCCGGCGCCGATCCCCCAAGTTGTCACGCTTCTCCCGCCCGGGCAGCGGCTCGCGCGGGCCACCGATTTTGGCAAGAGGCATGGCGAATCGAACGCCGACGAAGCGGGCGGCCGCGGCCATCCCCCACGGGCTGGAGCGCGCGCAGCTGCTGGAGATGTACCGGCTGGTGCGGCTCACCCGCGCGCTCGAGGAGAAGCTGGAGCTGCTCTTCAAGCAGTCGAAGGTGGTGGGCGGCCTGTTCCGCTCGCTGGGGCAGGAGGGCGAGTCCGTCGCCAGCGCCTACGCGCTGCGCCGGCGCGACGACGGCACCGGCGACGTCCTCTCCCCGCTGATCCGCAACCTGGGGTCGATGCTGACCATCGGCGCGCGCCCCGACGAGGTGGTGCGCCAGTACATGGCCAAGGGCGACAGCCCCGCGCGCGGCAAGGAGCTGAACATCCACTTCACCGACTTCGACCGGGGGTTCATCGGGCAGATCAGCCCGCTGGGCGACCTGGTGCCGGTGATGGCGGGCGTCGCGCTCACCTTCAGGCAGCGCGGCGAGGACCGCGTCGGGATGGTCTACATCGGCGACGGGGCGACGTCGACCGGCGCGTTCCACGAGGGGATCAACTTCGCCGCCGTGCAGAAGCTGCCGCTCGTCGTCGTCGTCGAGAACAACGGCTGGGCGTACTCCACCCCCACGCGCATGCAGACCGCGGCCAGGTCGTTCGCGGCCAAGGCGGCGGGCTACGGCGCGGCGGCCGAGCAGGTGGACGGCAACGACATGCTGGCCGTCTACGGCGTGGCGAAGAAGGCGGTGGATCGCGCGCGCGCCGGCGGCGGGGTGACGCTGATCGAGGTGCAGACCTACCGCCGCAAGGGGCACGCGCAGCACGACGCGCAGACGTACATGGACCCGGCGGAGATCGAGCACTGGGCCACGACCAACGATCCCGTCGACCGCTACGTGGCGGCGCTCACGCAGAACGGCTGGGCGAGCACGAAGGAGCTGGCGGCGATCGACGCGGAGATCGACCGCGAGCTGGACGAGATGATCGCGCAGGCGGAAACGTCGCCGCTGCCGGACGCCGAGGAGGCGCGCACCGACGTGACGGGGGACGGACCCGTCGCCGCGCCCTGGTACCGGCTGTCCCCACCCGACCCCGTGAAGGCCTGAATGGCGACCGCAC
This DNA window, taken from Longimicrobium sp., encodes the following:
- the mrdA gene encoding penicillin-binding protein 2 is translated as MKLFQTDMRQRRVHVLAFVITFVVSVLLTAFFSTQVVAGRTYEAKARENRLRPIVIPAPRGTILDRNGEVVATSITSYTVQLLPGDSLVILQTLRDLAPFVGLAGSDIDRLMAARNRRPHDLLEVTNRATYSQAAAIEERRAAFPNLMVVERPMRYYPAGAAIGHVAGYVTEITREQLNSRRYREAGYKQGQLIGQFGIEKEYESTLRGIDGARYVEVDAKGRVVNPRASIPALDPEPGRPLRLTLDVRLQEYIHQIFPDTMKGAVVAMMPSTGEILAMYSHPTFDPNAFVGRIPPDLWRALNTDPNKPLLNRTITAIYPPASTFKTATAVMGVRLGILNKDTRMPIPCTGGMAYAGRYSRCWYHAGHGYLDLAHAIEKSCNVYFYQVGIRIGLDNLAKLGTRIGFGHRTGVDLPAEVSPTFPTSSAWYKPHFGVPAQPSDVMYLAIGQGPNSQTVLNMASFYAAIAGNGRGVPPHLVDIDSLKNRKPNIDTGLTPEQLTNIWAGLQLVTEEDGTAVQSSLARYKLYGKTGTAQNPQGPDHGWFVGFAGIPNGAPEIVVAVIVEHGLHGDAAAPLASKIANFYLDRRHGHPFDPIPTWGERIRAGKVGGFDPAGRILVPAAMATASNAGKQREERPGSRS
- a CDS encoding thiamine pyrophosphate-dependent dehydrogenase E1 component subunit alpha, producing the protein MANRTPTKRAAAAIPHGLERAQLLEMYRLVRLTRALEEKLELLFKQSKVVGGLFRSLGQEGESVASAYALRRRDDGTGDVLSPLIRNLGSMLTIGARPDEVVRQYMAKGDSPARGKELNIHFTDFDRGFIGQISPLGDLVPVMAGVALTFRQRGEDRVGMVYIGDGATSTGAFHEGINFAAVQKLPLVVVVENNGWAYSTPTRMQTAARSFAAKAAGYGAAAEQVDGNDMLAVYGVAKKAVDRARAGGGVTLIEVQTYRRKGHAQHDAQTYMDPAEIEHWATTNDPVDRYVAALTQNGWASTKELAAIDAEIDRELDEMIAQAETSPLPDAEEARTDVTGDGPVAAPWYRLSPPDPVKA